A region from the Marinitoga sp. 38H-ov genome encodes:
- a CDS encoding HAMP domain-containing histidine kinase — translation MSFISNLNFEEFNDYINLIFNKTLETLKADSGSLIIFDDDKNIIFKIMKNLEIDINNIKPGKIDEMFINSKNPIIINNEDLEKKGILPKKKDTISSIVFPMYFKNKLIGVMNLNRKSVKFTLDDLKKLNDNKIFLMPSIYNIILLEEVHDERERFKKYLNVFELIVEKYSTANTVIDFINETINEIRRKYKIKINIETVDEPDENTIKIKNLYYKFDVEYSKDEDIVNKLKSFMMKMTVIKHVEELNKVLSEYSDLAKETLLMNFMSWDLIQEINSAITGINLITFFFESTNPEISNELKKSINRIKEAVERYKSNFYNNESIELIDISNVVKEVENKIKFLNPDISFTTRIKYNATIYGSRKILFNSLMNIVVSVLKYTSNRKFNVELYHEESYYYLKIETKINSSEINNRELKKAINISSTMLSNYHIDFLQKTNKENTDFILQIPAK, via the coding sequence ATGAGTTTTATATCTAATCTTAATTTTGAAGAATTTAATGATTATATAAACTTAATATTCAATAAAACATTAGAGACTTTAAAAGCTGATTCGGGATCTTTAATTATATTTGATGATGATAAAAATATTATTTTTAAAATAATGAAAAATTTAGAAATTGATATTAATAATATAAAACCGGGAAAAATAGATGAGATGTTTATTAATTCTAAAAATCCAATAATTATTAATAATGAAGATCTTGAAAAAAAAGGGATCTTACCTAAAAAAAAGGATACTATATCTTCAATAGTATTTCCTATGTATTTTAAGAATAAATTAATTGGAGTTATGAATTTAAATAGAAAATCTGTTAAATTTACTTTAGACGACTTAAAAAAATTAAACGATAATAAAATTTTTCTTATGCCATCAATATATAATATTATTTTACTAGAAGAAGTTCATGATGAAAGAGAGAGATTTAAAAAATATTTAAATGTTTTTGAGTTGATAGTAGAAAAATATTCAACTGCAAATACGGTTATAGATTTTATAAATGAAACAATTAATGAAATCAGAAGAAAATATAAAATTAAAATTAATATTGAAACAGTAGATGAACCAGATGAAAATACAATAAAAATTAAAAATTTGTATTATAAATTTGATGTGGAATATAGTAAAGATGAAGATATAGTAAATAAACTAAAATCTTTTATGATGAAAATGACAGTTATAAAACATGTAGAGGAATTAAATAAAGTTTTAAGTGAGTATTCTGATCTTGCAAAAGAAACATTATTGATGAATTTTATGTCTTGGGATTTAATTCAAGAAATAAATAGTGCAATTACAGGGATAAATTTAATAACCTTTTTCTTTGAATCTACAAACCCAGAAATTTCAAATGAATTAAAAAAATCTATAAATAGAATCAAGGAAGCGGTTGAGAGATATAAATCAAATTTTTATAATAATGAATCAATTGAATTAATTGATATATCAAATGTTGTTAAAGAAGTAGAAAATAAAATCAAATTTCTTAACCCGGATATTAGTTTTACTACAAGAATTAAATATAATGCAACAATATATGGATCAAGAAAGATACTTTTTAATTCTTTAATGAATATAGTTGTGTCTGTATTGAAATATACGTCTAATAGAAAATTTAATGTTGAATTATATCACGAGGAAAGTTATTATTATTTAAAGATTGAAACTAAAATAAATTCATCAGAAATAAATAATAGAGAGTTGAAAAAAGCAATTAATATTTCTTCAACTATGTTGAGTAATTATCATATAGATTTTCTACAAAAAACAAATAAAGAAAATACAGATTTTATATTACAAATACCAGCAAAATAA
- a CDS encoding HD domain-containing phosphohydrolase, whose product MEIFNLEIIKRSINIFSRTLFQNKEVFIGLAVNLEGTSFLNIFTFDNLNKEYLEYSEDVVFEVPQKMYDVFEEKRESNFKVSFSNEFTFLINNRLDRYNIKTFLLPEKEKNYGFLYIISVDEIKIDNRDVFLRFLSVFEKNIDAVYFDKYSKYSINAFVKNYLMLLQNHSEILYEHSMRVADLTNIIGSLLGIGEDSLYKLQIASFIHDIGYIWFSEKTLEETFYSQDEDAKDPLISVHLKRLEEMFFGNVLMNPYVELAINHHENMSGTGYFKKKDLTIEDNILIIANYIDENIVLSGKNRIESIVEFLEKNAGKLYDKNVANAAIEALKIYYTEFDNGKYLGLTLKSKTINLRYEGLGEELIELTGTIEKVISDTIYVNVRTIEQINIGSILKIKITTKDFPLIAKAQVILKNPYGYVLKILERKETKKSKLKVFWNFEFYLGLKNEITPLLKEKLTPIIFNIIKSKMKIARCKVFSAEGIIFSVDIENDIFKKDDVVMLYIDQNGETVFIPATILSKKKGLFNIEYEAKFFDLPERLQSAIYRMIFRKQSNIRTLGSIREM is encoded by the coding sequence ATGGAAATTTTTAATTTGGAGATAATAAAAAGATCTATAAATATTTTTTCAAGAACATTATTTCAAAATAAAGAAGTATTTATAGGTCTTGCTGTAAATTTAGAAGGAACAAGTTTTTTAAATATATTTACATTTGATAATTTAAATAAAGAATATTTAGAATATTCTGAAGATGTTGTATTTGAAGTTCCTCAAAAAATGTATGATGTATTTGAAGAGAAAAGAGAATCAAATTTTAAAGTATCATTTTCAAATGAATTTACTTTTTTAATAAATAATAGATTAGATAGATATAATATAAAAACATTTCTTTTGCCAGAAAAAGAGAAAAATTATGGTTTTTTATACATAATTTCTGTCGATGAAATAAAAATTGATAACAGAGATGTTTTTTTGAGATTTTTATCGGTATTTGAAAAAAATATTGATGCTGTATATTTTGATAAATATTCTAAGTATTCTATAAACGCATTTGTAAAGAATTATTTGATGCTATTACAAAATCATTCTGAGATTTTGTATGAACATTCTATGAGAGTTGCTGATTTAACAAATATTATTGGAAGTTTATTAGGTATAGGTGAAGATAGTTTATATAAATTACAAATAGCCTCTTTTATACATGATATTGGATATATATGGTTTTCTGAAAAAACATTAGAAGAAACATTTTATTCTCAGGATGAAGATGCAAAAGATCCATTGATAAGTGTACATTTAAAAAGATTAGAAGAAATGTTTTTTGGAAATGTTTTAATGAATCCATATGTTGAATTAGCAATTAATCATCATGAAAATATGTCTGGAACAGGATATTTTAAGAAAAAAGATTTAACTATTGAAGATAATATTTTAATAATAGCAAATTATATTGATGAAAATATAGTGTTATCCGGTAAAAATAGGATTGAAAGTATTGTTGAATTTTTGGAAAAAAACGCTGGGAAATTATATGATAAAAATGTAGCAAACGCTGCTATAGAAGCACTTAAAATTTACTATACAGAATTTGATAATGGGAAATACTTAGGGTTGACATTAAAATCGAAAACAATAAATTTAAGATATGAGGGGTTAGGAGAAGAATTAATAGAATTAACTGGAACTATTGAGAAGGTTATATCAGATACAATATATGTAAACGTAAGAACTATAGAACAAATAAATATTGGTTCTATTTTAAAGATAAAAATAACTACTAAAGATTTTCCATTAATAGCTAAGGCTCAAGTTATTCTAAAAAATCCATATGGTTATGTATTAAAGATTCTGGAAAGAAAAGAAACGAAAAAATCAAAGTTAAAGGTATTTTGGAATTTTGAATTTTATTTAGGATTAAAAAATGAAATAACTCCATTATTAAAAGAAAAATTAACACCTATAATATTTAATATTATTAAATCAAAAATGAAAATTGCAAGATGTAAAGTATTTAGTGCAGAAGGTATTATTTTTTCAGTAGATATTGAAAATGATATATTCAAGAAAGATGATGTAGTTATGCTATATATTGATCAGAATGGAGAAACTGTTTTTATTCCAGCAACTATATTATCAAAGAAAAAAGGATTATTTAATATAGAATATGAAGCTAAGTTTTTTGATTTGCCCGAAAGATTACAATCAGCAATATATAGAATGATATTTAGGAAACAATCTAATATTAGAACATTAGGTTCAATTAGAGAAATGTAA
- a CDS encoding sugar ABC transporter permease, translating into MLAILITAFFPLLKTFWDSLFSFGLRPGIVKRFVGLDNYARLLNDTRFMTSLINTLIFTAISVSLEFVLGLATALILNADFALRGVVRAAILIPWAIPTSVSSQMWKWMYNDQYGIISQILYNLGWLAPGTPILSNKWSSMFAILAVDVWKTAPFMALLLLAGLQTIPSELYEASRIDGASKWKQFTKITLPILSPTIAVALIFRTLDALRVFDIFYIMNKSVETLAVYNRHILMDRAFTGAWFGYGSAISVVIFLIISIFAIIYIRSLNLRFE; encoded by the coding sequence ATGCTAGCTATACTTATTACAGCTTTTTTTCCATTATTAAAAACATTCTGGGATAGTTTATTTTCTTTTGGATTGAGACCTGGTATTGTAAAAAGATTTGTTGGATTAGATAATTATGCAAGATTATTAAATGATACTAGATTTATGACAAGTTTAATTAATACCCTTATTTTTACAGCTATTTCTGTTTCTTTAGAATTCGTACTAGGTTTAGCAACCGCTTTAATCTTAAATGCTGATTTTGCATTAAGAGGTGTGGTAAGAGCTGCTATTTTAATACCATGGGCTATCCCTACATCAGTTTCCTCACAAATGTGGAAGTGGATGTACAATGATCAATATGGTATTATATCTCAAATTTTGTATAATTTAGGGTGGTTAGCTCCAGGAACTCCAATATTGAGCAATAAATGGTCATCAATGTTTGCAATTTTAGCAGTTGACGTATGGAAAACAGCTCCATTTATGGCACTATTATTATTAGCTGGATTACAAACTATTCCATCAGAATTGTATGAAGCATCAAGAATTGATGGAGCTTCAAAATGGAAACAATTTACAAAAATAACATTACCTATATTAAGTCCTACTATAGCTGTTGCTTTAATATTTAGAACACTTGATGCATTAAGAGTATTTGATATATTCTACATTATGAATAAGTCTGTTGAAACATTAGCTGTTTATAACAGACATATTTTAATGGATAGAGCATTTACTGGTGCTTGGTTTGGATATGGTTCTGCCATATCAGTTGTTATTTTCTTAATAATTAGTATTTTTGCTATAATCTACATTAGATCATTAAACTTAAGGTTTGAATGA
- a CDS encoding carbohydrate ABC transporter permease, with amino-acid sequence MNYKTKKRIEKIILYTFVIIMLIFYVFPFYYAIISSVTPNSELFSKSIKLFPKSPTFKNYILVFTERPFHQNILNSVIVAGATTILSLIFGAFAGYAVARLRMPGKVAIMSLILAVSMFPQVSILGALFQILRNMKLINTYPGLILPYIALNLPLTTWILHNFFKDIPISIEESAAIDGCSKFMTLWKIIIPLSAPGLVTTGLLTFIAAWNEFMFALTFMQLPEKYTVPVAIAMFSGKTFYELPWGQLMAAAVIVTVPLVALVLIFQNKIVAGLTAGAVKG; translated from the coding sequence ATGAATTACAAAACTAAAAAAAGAATTGAAAAAATTATCTTGTACACTTTTGTTATTATCATGCTTATATTTTATGTTTTTCCTTTTTATTATGCTATAATTTCATCTGTTACTCCAAATTCAGAGCTATTTTCTAAAAGTATTAAACTTTTTCCAAAAAGCCCAACTTTTAAAAACTATATTTTAGTTTTTACAGAAAGACCGTTCCATCAAAATATTTTAAATTCTGTAATTGTAGCTGGTGCAACTACTATATTATCTTTAATTTTTGGAGCATTTGCTGGATATGCTGTTGCAAGATTAAGAATGCCTGGTAAAGTAGCTATAATGTCATTGATATTAGCAGTAAGTATGTTTCCACAAGTATCTATTTTAGGTGCTTTATTTCAAATTTTAAGAAATATGAAATTAATAAATACATATCCTGGTTTGATTTTACCATATATAGCTTTAAATTTGCCATTAACTACTTGGATATTACATAATTTCTTTAAAGATATTCCTATATCTATTGAAGAATCCGCTGCTATTGATGGTTGTTCTAAATTTATGACATTATGGAAAATTATAATTCCATTGTCTGCTCCTGGCCTTGTTACAACAGGATTATTAACTTTCATTGCAGCATGGAATGAATTTATGTTCGCTTTAACTTTTATGCAATTACCAGAAAAATATACCGTTCCTGTGGCTATAGCTATGTTCTCTGGTAAAACATTTTATGAATTACCGTGGGGGCAACTAATGGCTGCAGCAGTAATAGTTACTGTTCCACTTGTAGCATTAGTTTTAATATTCCAAAATAAAATTGTAGCTGGTTTAACAGCTGGAGCTGTAAAAGGCTAA